A genomic region of Herbaspirillum sp. DW155 contains the following coding sequences:
- the purU gene encoding formyltetrahydrofolate deformylase has protein sequence MAHPEYILTLSCLDQRGIVHRVSGFLADHGCNIIDSAQFGDAQSKLFFMRVHFSAEDASVSDAALRADFGVLGDSLQMNWQLHDAGKKPRVMLMVSKIGHCLNDLLFRYKSGLLPVEIPAIVSNHTDFYQLAASYNIPFHHLPLATGAPVEVKRAQEQRIMEIVDANQIDLVVLARYMQILSPEMCEALRGRAINIHHSFLPSFKGAKPYYQAHDRGVKLIGATAHFVTGDLDEGPIIEQGVERVDHSMGPDTLTAIGRDIECVVLARAVKWFTEHRILLNGHKTVIFN, from the coding sequence ATGGCTCACCCGGAATACATTCTTACCTTGTCCTGCCTGGACCAGCGCGGCATCGTGCATCGCGTCTCGGGCTTTCTGGCCGATCACGGCTGCAACATCATCGATTCGGCGCAGTTTGGCGATGCGCAGTCCAAGCTGTTCTTCATGCGGGTGCATTTTTCGGCGGAGGATGCTTCGGTGTCGGATGCGGCGCTGCGGGCGGACTTCGGTGTGTTGGGCGATTCCTTGCAGATGAACTGGCAGTTGCATGATGCGGGCAAGAAGCCGCGTGTGATGTTGATGGTGTCCAAGATCGGTCATTGCCTGAACGATCTGCTGTTCCGTTACAAGAGCGGGTTGCTGCCGGTGGAGATTCCGGCGATCGTGTCTAACCATACTGATTTTTATCAGCTGGCTGCAAGCTATAACATTCCCTTCCATCATCTGCCGTTGGCGACGGGGGCGCCTGTCGAGGTCAAGCGTGCTCAGGAGCAGCGGATCATGGAGATCGTGGACGCCAATCAGATCGATCTGGTGGTGCTGGCGCGCTACATGCAGATTCTGTCGCCTGAGATGTGCGAGGCCTTGCGCGGGCGGGCGATCAATATTCATCACTCCTTCCTGCCTAGCTTCAAGGGAGCCAAGCCTTATTATCAGGCGCATGACCGGGGCGTTAAGCTCATCGGGGCTACTGCGCACTTCGTGACGGGTGATCTGGATGAGGGGCCGATCATCGAGCAGGGTGTTGAACGCGTTGACCATTCCATGGGGCCGGATACCTTGACTGCGATTGGGCGGGATATTGAATGCGTGGTGTTGGCGCGGGCTGTCAAATGGTTTACCGAGCATCGGATTTTGCTCAATGGGCATAAGACTGTGATCTTTAACTGA
- a CDS encoding IS5 family transposase (programmed frameshift) gives MARREELTDEQWAILEPLIPETPRRDDGRGRPELHSNRAVMNGILWVLRTGAAWCDLPDRFPSGTTCFRRFSRWVKSGVLRHILEALAQHLEEVGQINLSECFIDGTFVLAKKGAQRFGKTKRGKGTKLMVIADATGLPLGVHTSSASPHEVTLVEATLDEIVTVGRPERIIGDRAYDSDPLDQRLAAKGIELIAPHKSNRKRAVTQDGRALRRYRRRWKIERLFAWLNAFKRVLTRWERCADHYTGFVHLAFSVILMRRYL, from the exons ATGGCACGAAGAGAAGAACTAACAGACGAACAATGGGCGATTCTGGAGCCGCTGATACCAGAAACACCTAGACGTGATGATGGGCGTGGACGCCCGGAATTGCACAGCAACCGCGCCGTCATGAACGGGATTCTCTGGGTGCTACGCACCGGTGCGGCCTGGTGTGATTTGCCAGATCGGTTCCCCTCTGGCACGACATGCTTCCGAAGATTTTCGCGCTGGGTCAAGAGTGGCGTGCTACGGCACATACTCGAAGCACTGGCGCAACACCTCGAAGAGGTTGGCCAAATCAATCTTTCCGAATGCTTTATTGACGGCACGTTTGTGTTGGCAAAAAAAGGGGCCCAAAGGT TCGGAAAGACCAAGCGGGGCAAGGGTACGAAGCTCATGGTTATTGCAGACGCTACTGGTCTTCCACTCGGCGTGCACACGTCTTCTGCTAGCCCACATGAAGTCACCCTTGTCGAGGCTACCCTCGATGAGATTGTCACAGTGGGACGACCCGAACGAATTATTGGGGATCGCGCCTACGATAGTGATCCGCTCGATCAAAGACTTGCTGCCAAAGGCATTGAACTGATCGCACCACACAAGAGCAATCGAAAAAGAGCGGTCACTCAAGACGGCCGGGCGCTGCGCCGATACCGGCGCCGATGGAAGATCGAACGACTGTTTGCCTGGCTTAATGCCTTCAAGCGTGTACTTACCCGATGGGAGCGTTGCGCCGATCATTACACAGGCTTCGTTCATCTCGCTTTCTCCGTCATCCTCATGCGGCGCTATTTATGA
- a CDS encoding fatty acid--CoA ligase, with translation MPQAIEQTPSAYGYPLLIKQLLHSALATAAEQEIIYGERRLTYAGFYQRVQRLANVLKEMGLQRGNTVAVMDWDSNRYLECFFAVPMMGCVLQTVNVRLSPEQIAYTLNHAQADVLLVNSDFMPVLKQIRGELNTLTRCVLLTDDGSPCPRGPGFAGEYEALLAAAADHYDFPDFDENARATTFYTTGTTGLPKGVYFSHRQLVLHTLATTAGLALAPQQGRLHRDDVYMPLTPMFHVHAWGLPYVATMAGVKQVYPGRYVPDTICRLIREEKVTFSHCVPTILQMVLTSEQARDADLSGWKMIIGGSAMTGSLAKMARDRGIDVFTGYGMSETCPVLTLAQVPTEELGGEREASLRVKTGRPLPLVALRTVDGDMNDCPRDGKSTGEVVVRAPWLTQGYLHQPEASEELWRGGWLHTQDIGHLDGEGYLQVTDRIKDVIKTGGEWVSSLQIEDIIARHPAVAETAVIGVKDAKWGERPVALVVLKKEAGEVSEEDIRVHVRAAADAGIISRYGVPDRVRFVPELARTSVGKLNKRVMREQYPVAD, from the coding sequence ATGCCCCAAGCGATCGAGCAAACCCCTTCGGCCTATGGCTATCCGCTGCTGATCAAGCAGTTGCTGCACAGCGCCCTGGCCACTGCTGCCGAGCAGGAAATCATTTACGGCGAACGCCGCCTGACCTATGCCGGTTTCTACCAGCGGGTACAGCGGCTGGCCAACGTCCTCAAGGAAATGGGGCTGCAGCGTGGCAATACGGTGGCGGTGATGGACTGGGACAGCAACCGCTATCTGGAGTGTTTCTTCGCGGTGCCGATGATGGGTTGCGTCTTGCAGACGGTCAACGTGCGTTTGTCGCCGGAGCAGATTGCCTACACGCTCAATCATGCCCAGGCCGATGTATTGCTGGTGAATTCGGATTTCATGCCGGTGTTGAAGCAGATCCGGGGTGAGCTCAACACCCTGACGCGTTGTGTGCTGCTGACCGACGATGGCAGTCCCTGCCCGCGCGGTCCGGGCTTTGCGGGGGAATACGAAGCCTTGCTGGCCGCAGCCGCCGACCATTACGACTTCCCCGACTTCGACGAAAACGCCCGCGCCACCACGTTCTACACGACCGGCACCACAGGCTTGCCCAAGGGGGTTTATTTCAGCCACCGGCAACTGGTGCTGCACACGCTGGCCACCACGGCCGGGCTGGCACTGGCACCGCAGCAGGGGCGTCTGCACCGGGATGACGTCTACATGCCCTTGACGCCGATGTTCCATGTCCACGCCTGGGGTCTGCCCTATGTGGCGACGATGGCAGGGGTCAAGCAGGTCTATCCGGGGCGCTATGTACCGGACACCATTTGCAGGCTGATCCGCGAGGAGAAGGTGACGTTTTCGCATTGCGTGCCGACCATTCTGCAGATGGTGCTGACGTCGGAGCAGGCGCGCGATGCGGATTTGTCGGGCTGGAAGATGATCATCGGCGGCTCGGCGATGACGGGCAGTCTGGCGAAGATGGCGCGTGATCGGGGGATTGATGTGTTCACCGGGTATGGGATGTCGGAGACTTGTCCGGTGCTGACGCTGGCACAGGTGCCGACGGAGGAACTGGGCGGCGAGCGCGAAGCCAGTCTGCGCGTGAAGACCGGGCGGCCCTTGCCGCTGGTGGCCTTGCGCACGGTGGATGGCGATATGAATGATTGCCCGCGCGATGGCAAGAGCACCGGGGAAGTGGTGGTGCGCGCGCCCTGGTTAACCCAGGGGTACCTGCATCAACCTGAAGCTTCGGAAGAATTGTGGCGAGGTGGGTGGTTGCATACGCAGGATATCGGGCATCTGGATGGCGAGGGCTATCTGCAGGTGACGGACCGGATCAAGGATGTCATCAAGACGGGGGGCGAGTGGGTATCTTCGCTGCAGATCGAGGACATCATTGCGCGGCATCCGGCGGTGGCGGAGACGGCGGTCATCGGGGTGAAGGATGCGAAATGGGGAGAGCGGCCTGTGGCGCTTGTTGTGCTGAAGAAGGAGGCTGGCGAGGTTAGCGAGGAGGATATTCGGGTGCATGTGCGGGCGGCGGCTGATGCGGGGATTATTTCTCGTTACGGGGTGCCGGATCGGGTGCGGTTTGTTCCTGAGTTGGCCCGGACCAGTGTCGGGAAGCTTAACAAGCGGGTGATGCGGGAGCAGTATCCTGTTGCTGACTGA
- a CDS encoding copper-binding protein, producing MLRTLLLSTALLLPALAAHAQADAPRVDGEIRKVDASNGKLTIRHGDIPNLQMSGMTMVFKANPEIVARVREGEKISFTADRVDGALTVTSLEEKR from the coding sequence ATGTTGCGAACTCTCCTCCTCAGCACTGCCCTTCTCCTGCCCGCGCTGGCCGCCCATGCCCAGGCCGATGCGCCCCGGGTCGATGGTGAAATCCGCAAGGTTGACGCCAGCAATGGCAAGCTCACCATCCGTCATGGCGACATCCCCAATCTGCAGATGAGCGGGATGACGATGGTGTTCAAGGCCAATCCCGAGATCGTGGCGCGGGTGCGCGAAGGCGAGAAGATCAGCTTTACCGCCGACCGGGTGGATGGAGCGCTGACCGTCACCTCCCTGGAAGAAAAGCGCTGA
- a CDS encoding copper oxidase codes for MNPTDKMRRHFLQGAALAVTAGAVSRAGAASLPEAALQSSAATQPPLQPSSGRPYQPVVTLNGWTLPWRMKNGVKEFHLVAEAVEREIAPGMKAKLWGYNGQSPGPTIEVVEGDRVRIFVTNKLPEATSVHWHGQRLPNGMDGVSGLTQPAIPPGKTYVYEFTARRAGTFMYHPHADEMVQMAMGMMGFWVTHPKDPGVMRVDRDFVFLMNAYDIAPGAAVPKVSTMLDFNLWTWNSRAFPGIDPLVVRQNDRVRIRVGNLTMTNHPLHLHGHEFTVTGTDGGWVPPAARWPEVTTDIAVGQMRAIEFDATEEGDWALHCHKAHHTMNAMGHDVPTMIGVDQSKVVSKISRLIPDYMAMGDKGGSMGEMEMPLPDNTLPMMTGRGPYGPIEMGGMFSTVKVRRHLARDDYRDPGWYRAPAGTVAREWQGEMPEARRAATKASQPGPATLEVVKPGGHSGHH; via the coding sequence ATGAACCCGACCGACAAAATGCGCAGACATTTCCTGCAAGGCGCGGCCCTGGCCGTGACAGCCGGCGCCGTCAGCCGCGCCGGCGCGGCTTCCCTGCCCGAAGCCGCGCTGCAATCCAGCGCGGCCACCCAGCCGCCCCTGCAACCGTCCAGCGGACGCCCCTATCAACCGGTCGTCACCCTCAATGGCTGGACCCTGCCCTGGCGCATGAAGAATGGCGTCAAGGAATTTCATCTGGTGGCTGAAGCGGTCGAGCGCGAGATCGCTCCCGGCATGAAGGCCAAACTGTGGGGCTACAACGGCCAGAGCCCCGGCCCCACCATCGAAGTGGTGGAAGGCGACCGGGTACGCATCTTCGTCACCAACAAGCTGCCCGAAGCGACCTCGGTGCACTGGCACGGCCAGCGCCTGCCCAATGGCATGGATGGCGTATCGGGCCTGACGCAGCCGGCCATTCCACCGGGCAAGACCTACGTCTACGAATTCACCGCCAGACGCGCCGGCACCTTCATGTATCACCCGCACGCCGACGAAATGGTGCAGATGGCCATGGGCATGATGGGCTTCTGGGTGACGCATCCCAAGGATCCGGGCGTCATGCGGGTGGACCGGGATTTCGTGTTCCTCATGAATGCCTACGACATCGCGCCCGGCGCGGCCGTGCCCAAGGTCAGCACCATGCTGGACTTCAACCTGTGGACCTGGAACAGCCGCGCCTTTCCCGGCATCGACCCGCTGGTGGTGCGGCAGAACGACCGCGTGCGCATCCGCGTGGGCAATCTCACCATGACCAATCATCCGCTGCACCTGCACGGCCACGAATTTACCGTCACCGGCACCGATGGCGGCTGGGTACCGCCTGCGGCGCGCTGGCCCGAGGTCACCACCGACATTGCGGTAGGCCAGATGCGCGCCATCGAATTCGACGCCACCGAAGAAGGCGACTGGGCCCTGCATTGCCACAAGGCGCATCACACCATGAATGCCATGGGTCATGACGTGCCGACCATGATCGGGGTGGACCAGTCCAAGGTGGTCAGCAAGATCAGCCGGCTCATACCCGACTACATGGCCATGGGCGACAAGGGCGGCTCGATGGGCGAGATGGAAATGCCCCTGCCCGACAACACCCTGCCCATGATGACCGGGCGCGGCCCGTATGGGCCCATCGAGATGGGTGGCATGTTCAGCACCGTCAAGGTCAGGCGCCACCTGGCGCGGGACGATTACCGCGATCCGGGCTGGTACCGCGCGCCGGCCGGCACGGTGGCGCGCGAATGGCAGGGTGAAATGCCCGAGGCGCGGCGCGCCGCAACCAAGGCCAGCCAGCCGGGACCGGCCACGCTGGAGGTGGTCAAGCCGGGGGGCCATTCAGGACATCATTGA
- a CDS encoding TolC family protein, giving the protein MIPHVSRPWRAAAVAACALLAGCAQLSPDAGFAQVEQTSHQRLGQTPAWNRTPEQAQASSERVRQLLQAPSGTPRLASADDAVQIALINNPDLQGEFAALGVAEADLVQAGRLPNPGLSFARTHAGDDIKIERSLSLGLMRLLTLPAASRIEQRRFEQVRLSLAARVLAVAAQTRQAYYQAVAAQQGLQYQEQVADAAGAAHELAAQMTRLGNISQLDGAREQLFYGQAQASLQQARRLAAQHKETLARLLGLAPDFALPGQLPALPRQLDELGDVEQQALQQRLDVQAARAELEGLQGSLGLTRATRWVNVLDLGALRTSESGKPPETGYEISLEIPLFDWGEARVAKAEAIYLQGAHKLAGAILDARAQARQAWRERQDAYTLARRYQDQWLPLRQRIAEENLLRYNGMLISVFALLADAREQAATVNAAIEAQRDFWIADASLQQALGGRPQQGKQP; this is encoded by the coding sequence ATGATCCCCCACGTTTCACGTCCCTGGCGGGCCGCTGCCGTGGCCGCCTGCGCGCTGCTGGCCGGCTGCGCGCAACTCTCGCCCGACGCCGGTTTCGCCCAGGTCGAGCAAACCAGCCACCAGCGCCTGGGCCAGACGCCCGCCTGGAACCGCACGCCAGAACAAGCCCAGGCCAGCAGCGAGCGCGTGCGCCAGTTGCTGCAAGCCCCGTCCGGCACGCCACGTCTGGCCAGCGCCGACGATGCCGTGCAGATTGCACTCATCAACAATCCCGACCTGCAAGGAGAGTTCGCTGCGCTCGGCGTGGCCGAAGCCGATCTGGTGCAGGCCGGCCGCCTGCCCAATCCGGGCCTTTCCTTCGCGCGCACCCATGCAGGCGACGACATCAAGATCGAGCGCAGCCTGTCGCTGGGCCTGATGCGCCTGCTCACCTTGCCGGCCGCCTCGCGCATCGAACAGCGGCGCTTCGAGCAGGTGCGCCTGTCGCTGGCGGCGCGCGTGCTGGCTGTGGCGGCACAGACGCGCCAGGCCTATTACCAGGCGGTGGCCGCGCAACAGGGCCTGCAATATCAGGAACAGGTCGCCGATGCGGCAGGTGCGGCGCATGAGCTGGCCGCACAGATGACCCGGCTGGGCAACATCAGCCAGCTCGATGGCGCGCGCGAGCAGTTGTTCTATGGTCAGGCGCAGGCCAGTCTGCAACAGGCACGCCGCCTGGCTGCGCAGCACAAGGAGACGCTGGCGCGCCTGCTGGGACTGGCACCCGATTTCGCTTTGCCCGGCCAATTGCCCGCACTGCCCCGGCAACTGGATGAGCTAGGCGACGTCGAGCAGCAAGCCCTGCAACAGCGCCTCGACGTGCAAGCGGCCCGCGCCGAACTGGAGGGCCTGCAAGGTTCGCTGGGCCTGACCCGCGCCACACGCTGGGTCAACGTACTGGACCTGGGCGCGCTGCGCACCTCCGAGAGCGGCAAGCCGCCAGAGACCGGTTACGAAATCTCGCTGGAGATTCCGCTGTTCGACTGGGGCGAGGCGCGTGTGGCCAAGGCCGAGGCGATCTATCTGCAAGGCGCGCACAAGCTCGCCGGCGCCATCCTCGATGCACGCGCACAGGCGCGCCAGGCCTGGCGCGAACGGCAGGATGCCTACACCCTCGCGCGGCGTTATCAGGACCAATGGCTGCCGCTGCGCCAGCGCATCGCCGAAGAAAATCTGCTGCGCTACAACGGCATGCTCATCAGCGTCTTCGCCCTGCTGGCCGATGCCCGCGAACAAGCCGCCACCGTCAATGCCGCCATCGAGGCCCAGCGCGATTTCTGGATCGCCGACGCCAGCCTGCAACAGGCCCTGGGAGGCCGTCCCCAACAAGGAAAGCAACCATGA
- a CDS encoding heavy metal translocating P-type ATPase, translating to MAAHTHTHDHEHSHDHDHEHGHAHRHVPEAHGCCGGHACGGDKAASAPVAAARLEGATEEAVFFIQKMDCPTEEKLIRERLAQMPGVGALEFNLIQRELTVQHQLPSIAPLVDTLKALDILPAVKSDSLDAEAGRDAPDQAAAYRIPARRWALLGLAGVAALGAEVLAWTSGDERSLPVIALALAAILLGGLGTLKKGWIALRNFSLNMNFLMSLAVIGAAVIGQWPEAAVVIVLFTLAEMIEALSLDRARNAIAGLMAMTPDMATRRGEDGVWSTVPVRTVTVDDTVRVAPGERVPLDGLVLSGSTSINQAPITGESIPVQKEAGDPVFAGTINEQGAFEMRVTAAQGDSTLARIVKSVQQAQGQRAPTQRFVDNFARYYIPAVVVMAVLVAVLPPLLAGAPFQPWLYKALVLLVIACPCALVISTPVTIVSGLASAARHGILVKGGVYLEQGRLLRALALDKTGTLTFGKPRVTDVVSLQADADQPALLQLAVSLAARSDHPVSRAIADRENIVTLEVSEFAALAGRGVQGRIAGQSLHLGNHRLIHELGQCSPALEERLQAFEKQGKTTTLLCREGQPQLLIAVADTVRPSSREAVAELRALGVDVIMLTGDNSHTAQAIARETGIDDARGDQLPDDKRKAIEQLSARHGVRGVGMVGDGINDAPALARADIGFAMGAAGTDTALETADVALMDDDLRKIPDFIRLSRKAHTVLVQNISIALGIKAVFLALALAGMSSLWMAVFADMGASLIVVFNGLRLVRGLRQRKAAA from the coding sequence ATGGCTGCACATACCCACACGCACGATCACGAACATTCGCATGACCATGACCATGAGCACGGCCATGCCCATCGTCACGTCCCCGAGGCGCACGGCTGCTGCGGTGGCCATGCGTGCGGCGGCGACAAGGCGGCCTCTGCGCCGGTTGCGGCTGCGCGCCTGGAGGGCGCGACCGAAGAGGCGGTCTTCTTCATCCAGAAAATGGATTGCCCCACCGAAGAAAAGCTGATCCGCGAACGTCTCGCGCAGATGCCCGGCGTGGGCGCGCTGGAATTCAACCTGATCCAGCGCGAACTGACGGTGCAACACCAGTTGCCCTCCATCGCCCCGCTGGTCGATACGCTCAAGGCGCTGGACATACTGCCCGCCGTCAAATCCGATTCCCTCGATGCCGAGGCCGGTCGCGACGCCCCCGACCAGGCCGCCGCCTACCGCATACCGGCGCGCCGCTGGGCGCTGCTGGGCCTGGCCGGTGTCGCTGCGCTGGGCGCCGAAGTGCTGGCCTGGACCAGCGGTGATGAACGCTCGCTGCCGGTGATTGCGCTGGCGCTGGCCGCCATCCTGCTGGGCGGCCTGGGCACGCTCAAGAAGGGCTGGATCGCGCTGCGCAACTTTTCGCTGAACATGAACTTCCTGATGTCGCTGGCCGTGATCGGCGCCGCCGTTATCGGCCAGTGGCCGGAAGCCGCCGTGGTGATCGTGCTGTTCACCCTGGCCGAGATGATCGAGGCGCTCTCGCTGGACCGCGCCCGCAACGCCATTGCCGGCCTGATGGCGATGACGCCCGACATGGCCACCCGGCGCGGCGAGGACGGTGTCTGGTCAACTGTACCGGTCCGTACCGTGACAGTCGACGACACTGTACGGGTCGCCCCTGGGGAACGTGTACCGCTGGATGGCCTGGTACTGTCCGGGAGTACCAGCATCAACCAGGCCCCCATCACCGGGGAAAGCATACCGGTACAGAAAGAGGCCGGTGACCCGGTGTTTGCCGGCACCATCAATGAGCAGGGCGCCTTCGAGATGCGGGTGACCGCTGCGCAGGGCGACTCCACGCTCGCGCGCATCGTCAAGAGCGTGCAGCAGGCGCAAGGCCAGCGCGCGCCGACCCAGCGCTTCGTGGACAACTTCGCGCGCTACTACATCCCGGCCGTCGTGGTGATGGCCGTGCTGGTGGCGGTGCTGCCGCCCCTGCTGGCCGGTGCGCCCTTCCAGCCCTGGCTGTACAAGGCGCTGGTCCTGCTGGTGATCGCCTGCCCGTGCGCACTGGTCATCTCCACGCCGGTGACCATCGTCAGCGGCCTGGCCTCGGCGGCCCGCCACGGCATCCTGGTCAAGGGCGGGGTCTACCTGGAACAAGGCCGCCTGCTGCGTGCGCTGGCACTGGACAAGACCGGCACCCTCACCTTCGGCAAGCCGCGCGTGACCGATGTGGTGTCACTGCAAGCGGATGCGGACCAGCCAGCCCTGCTGCAACTGGCCGTCTCGCTGGCCGCGCGCTCGGACCACCCGGTCTCGCGGGCCATCGCCGATCGGGAAAATATCGTCACCCTGGAGGTCAGCGAATTTGCAGCACTGGCCGGACGCGGCGTGCAGGGGCGCATCGCCGGTCAATCGCTTCACCTGGGCAATCACCGCCTCATCCACGAGCTGGGCCAGTGCAGCCCGGCACTGGAAGAGCGCCTGCAAGCCTTCGAGAAGCAAGGCAAGACCACCACCCTGCTGTGCCGCGAAGGCCAGCCGCAATTGCTGATCGCGGTGGCCGATACCGTGCGCCCGAGCAGCAGGGAAGCGGTAGCCGAGCTGCGGGCGCTGGGTGTGGACGTCATCATGCTGACCGGCGACAACAGCCACACCGCGCAAGCCATTGCCCGAGAGACCGGCATTGACGATGCCCGCGGCGACCAGTTGCCCGACGACAAGCGCAAGGCCATCGAACAGCTCAGCGCGCGCCACGGCGTACGCGGCGTGGGCATGGTCGGTGACGGCATCAACGATGCACCGGCACTGGCGCGCGCCGACATCGGTTTCGCCATGGGCGCGGCCGGCACCGATACGGCGCTGGAGACGGCCGATGTGGCCCTGATGGATGACGACCTGCGCAAGATCCCCGACTTCATCCGCCTAAGCCGCAAGGCCCATACCGTGCTGGTGCAGAACATCAGCATCGCGCTGGGCATCAAGGCGGTGTTCCTCGCGCTGGCGCTGGCGGGCATGAGTTCGCTGTGGATGGCGGTGTTTGCCGACATGGGAGCCAGCCTGATCGTGGTCTTCAACGGCCTGCGGCTGGTGCGCGGTTTGCGCCAGCGCAAGGCCGCCGCCTGA
- the cadR gene encoding Cd(II)/Pb(II)-responsive transcriptional regulator has translation MDTLKIGELSAQADCPVETIRYYEKEALLPEPTRSQSNYRLYGARHVERLQFIRHCRSLDMTLDEVRELLRLRDAPEQNCGEVNALLDKHIGHVAQRIAQLQALQEQLHQLRAQCQMEQPARDCGILQGLASLPDDMKPARLGSHGGGCH, from the coding sequence ATGGATACGCTCAAGATCGGCGAGCTGTCCGCCCAGGCTGATTGCCCGGTGGAAACCATCCGTTATTACGAGAAGGAAGCGCTGCTGCCCGAGCCGACACGTTCGCAGTCGAACTACCGGCTGTATGGCGCGCGCCACGTGGAGCGGCTGCAATTCATCCGCCATTGTCGTTCGCTGGACATGACGCTGGACGAAGTGCGTGAACTGCTGCGCCTGCGCGATGCACCCGAGCAGAATTGCGGCGAGGTCAACGCCTTGCTGGACAAGCACATCGGCCACGTCGCCCAGCGCATCGCGCAGTTGCAGGCGCTGCAGGAACAGCTGCACCAGTTGCGCGCCCAGTGCCAAATGGAACAGCCGGCGCGCGACTGCGGCATCCTGCAGGGCCTGGCCAGCCTGCCAGACGACATGAAGCCGGCCAGGCTCGGCAGCCACGGCGGCGGCTGCCACTGA
- a CDS encoding alpha/beta hydrolase, which yields MPQTNHLSFVETDKLRIGFETSGPPEDPAVILLHGWPDDVRTWDAFLRPLRAAGYRVIRPYLRGCGPTRFLSESTPRSGQLSALATDLMAFADALGLQRYWVIGHDWGARAAYIAASQTPERIIGCITLSVGWGTNTPDQKLSLQQSRSYWYHWYFATPRGQAELRADRRSVARFMWNTWSPSWKFAESEFANTAASFDNPDWADICVHSYRHRWGFVDGDPAYAALEARLQETPRIMVPTLLLHGTEDGANHPASSEDKERYFGNDYRRVLIPGAGHFPQREKPDEVIAEVLAWLGRPA from the coding sequence ATGCCACAGACCAACCACCTGAGTTTCGTCGAGACTGACAAGCTGCGCATCGGCTTTGAAACCAGCGGCCCGCCCGAGGACCCCGCCGTGATCCTGCTGCATGGATGGCCGGATGACGTGCGCACCTGGGATGCCTTCCTGCGCCCACTGCGCGCGGCCGGCTACCGGGTGATCCGCCCCTACCTGCGCGGCTGCGGGCCCACCCGTTTCCTCTCTGAATCGACCCCGCGCAGCGGCCAATTGTCCGCGCTGGCCACGGACCTGATGGCCTTTGCGGACGCCCTCGGGCTGCAGCGCTATTGGGTCATCGGCCACGACTGGGGCGCGCGGGCGGCCTATATCGCGGCGTCGCAGACCCCGGAGCGCATCATCGGCTGCATTACGCTGTCGGTGGGCTGGGGCACCAATACGCCGGACCAGAAACTGTCCCTGCAGCAATCGCGCAGTTACTGGTATCACTGGTACTTCGCCACCCCGCGTGGCCAGGCCGAGCTACGCGCCGACCGCCGCAGCGTTGCGCGCTTCATGTGGAATACCTGGTCGCCCTCCTGGAAATTTGCCGAAAGCGAATTCGCCAATACCGCCGCCTCCTTCGACAATCCCGACTGGGCCGATATCTGCGTGCATTCCTATCGCCATCGCTGGGGCTTCGTGGACGGCGACCCTGCCTATGCGGCGCTGGAAGCCAGGCTGCAGGAGACCCCGCGCATCATGGTGCCGACCCTGCTGCTGCACGGCACCGAGGATGGCGCCAATCATCCGGCCAGCTCCGAAGATAAGGAACGCTACTTCGGCAATGACTACCGCCGCGTGCTCATCCCCGGCGCCGGTCATTTCCCCCAGCGCGAAAAGCCGGACGAGGTGATTGCGGAAGTCCTGGCCTGGCTGGGCCGCCCGGCCTGA
- the cueR gene encoding Cu(I)-responsive transcriptional regulator, which translates to MNIGEAARASGVSAKMIRHYEETGLIPKAGRTDAGYRVYSQRDVHLLRFIRQARQLGFSMAQVSDLIGLWLDQSRSSRKVKQLAQTHIGELDQRIRELQTMKSTLERLVHDCHGDHRPDCPILDALGSDCCASQATPA; encoded by the coding sequence ATGAATATCGGAGAAGCCGCCCGCGCCTCGGGTGTCTCGGCCAAGATGATCCGCCACTATGAAGAAACGGGGCTCATTCCCAAGGCCGGCCGCACCGACGCCGGTTACCGCGTCTATAGCCAACGCGACGTCCACCTGCTGCGCTTCATCCGCCAGGCGCGCCAGCTGGGCTTCTCGATGGCCCAGGTGAGCGACCTGATCGGGCTGTGGCTGGACCAGTCGCGCTCCAGCCGCAAGGTCAAGCAACTGGCACAGACCCACATCGGCGAACTGGACCAGCGCATCCGCGAATTGCAGACCATGAAGAGCACGCTGGAACGGCTGGTGCACGACTGCCACGGCGACCACCGGCCCGACTGCCCCATCCTCGACGCCCTGGGCTCGGATTGCTGTGCCAGCCAGGCGACGCCCGCATGA